In a genomic window of Vibrio marisflavi CECT 7928:
- a CDS encoding SDR family NAD(P)-dependent oxidoreductase, protein MTNRLANKYGPWALVIGGTSGIGAAISEELAQAGINLIIAARSRDKLAQTAFSLKRRYNIDVHTISVDLSQPKGYQEIIDNTKDYDIGLFVPSTALENNGRFTDINVNDELKLLQVNVVSVYALTHHFAKQMKQKKRGGILLVTSLSGIMPSPYFSNYAGSKAYVQNLGQSLSWEMKHYNVDVSILVPGPTSTPMLEGTGVDFSKTPMAIMSPQTVAKIALNGLGRKVVIIPGMKNRVMAFMLKYVMSTKKAIAMNGKLMEKVANFLQ, encoded by the coding sequence ATGACAAACAGACTTGCTAACAAATACGGCCCATGGGCACTAGTGATTGGTGGTACATCTGGCATTGGCGCGGCGATATCTGAAGAGCTTGCGCAAGCAGGAATTAATCTAATTATTGCAGCTCGAAGTAGAGATAAACTCGCGCAAACCGCTTTTAGCCTTAAACGCCGCTACAATATCGATGTCCATACCATTTCAGTCGATCTAAGCCAACCAAAAGGCTACCAAGAAATAATCGATAATACGAAAGACTATGATATTGGCCTGTTTGTACCTTCTACAGCTTTAGAAAACAACGGACGATTTACTGATATCAACGTTAACGATGAGCTAAAACTACTTCAAGTAAATGTCGTTTCTGTTTATGCACTGACTCACCACTTTGCCAAACAAATGAAGCAAAAAAAGCGCGGTGGCATTTTGCTTGTGACTAGCTTATCAGGAATTATGCCTAGTCCTTATTTCTCTAACTATGCTGGCTCAAAAGCCTACGTACAAAATTTAGGTCAATCACTAAGCTGGGAAATGAAACATTACAACGTTGATGTATCTATTCTTGTTCCCGGACCAACCTCTACACCAATGTTAGAAGGAACAGGTGTTGATTTCAGTAAGACCCCTATGGCAATAATGAGCCCACAAACTGTTGCGAAAATTGCATTAAATGGCTTAGGACGCAAAGTCGTAATCATTCCTGGAATGAAAAATCGCGTAATGGCGTTTATGCTCAAGTATGTAATGAGTACAAAAAAAGCAATAGCGATGAACGGAAAGCTAATGGAAAAAGTTGCTAACTTCTTACAATAG